The window tttgtttgtttgctcAATGACATCCAATCAGGTGTTCAGGCTAGCTGCAACCGTGCGTGATTTTACTTTGGCTTCACTTTTTTATCCATGGATTTTATATTCCAGTTAGTAATCCGAGTTCCTCTCTTAATTTAGTTCATCTAAGAAGACGTTGTCCTGTCCTTCGGGCAACCATATACCTGCAACGATGTCTCGGAATAGCTTCTAGTCCACTCCAGGTATCTGTGCAAAAGCTTCAGGATATATGTATACAAATGCACGCACAACATGTCGGCTATAAGTCTATCTGCAAATTCGATCTCTTTCTGGacaacacaacaacaacaacaccaCACCAGTACATCACAAAGAAAATCCCTGTGCCCACGAAAGAGAGCAATTAAGGCATGAGTGGGGGAGCGGAGATGATCGCAGGCGCTGTCGTGCAGCGTGTTGCCGGCATGCTGGGTGATAACGCCTGGGAGAGGATCCAGCTGCTGTGGAACTTCCAAGAGGATGTCCAAGATATGAAGAGCAAGATGACTGACCTCAAGGTTGCACTTAGCTATGCAGACAAGCACTCTAGAGAGACTGACGACGACGCATTGGTGCTACGACATTGGCTCAACAAGTACAAGTCTGTTGCCTACGACATGGAAGACACGTTGGATGAGTTGTTGACTAATGCGATGATATGGGAAAATAACCCATGCACGGTGCGTTCCCTTCACATGCTtgaggttaattaattatctgATTGGGAAAAGCATATATACTCTTAGCTGTTAAAACTTATACATAGGAGAATGTATTTAATTGTATTATTGTAAGAAGCACACACTCTTCATTTGTTGTCAATACTAAGACTGTGATTTGTGAACCATTAATGAGCTGGTCCAGCTATAGTTTCCTACATGGCTGCATTGTGAACAGGCACCACCAAACATTTGATATTTCATATTTGTGAACATATACCACCACGTTTTGGTTGTCACCGTTGGTATACACAACATGGCCAGGCATTCTCACTGTTATAAGTTAATTTTCCAAAAATAGAAAAAGTATTTATGTCCTAGGTATGAGTCTActtcataaaaaatataatcaccCATTCTTTCTGAATAAGAGATACAGTTGTGGTTATTTGACTAAATTAGAAAATGCTACAGGTTAAATTGTTCTTCTCATCAATCAACCCACTCATTGTGCGCATCACCATGTCAAGTAAGATGAGAAATATTCGGATGAAGTTAGATAAGATTGCTGAGGACCAGAAGAAATTCCCCTCTATGCAATTGGCTAACCCAACTGGACAAGACAGTACCGATAAGTGGAGAGAAACCTTTATTGGTCACACAGACGAAATTGAGATGGTAGGGAGggcaagagagaagaaagagataTTAATCAAGGTGTTGCAGAACGATGGAGGCCAAGAAATCTCTATCATTCCTGTTGTTGGCCTTGGTGGTATGGGTAAGACTACATTGGCCAAAGCTGTTTACACTGACAAGGAGACACATATGTTTGATGTGAAAGCATGGGTCCATGTCTCAATGGAATTTCAGCTAAATAAGATTGTGTCTGGCATTATATCTCATGTAGAGGGCAGCACTCCAGCTAATATTGCTGATCTACAATATTTAAAATCTCAGCTGGATCGCATACTCTGCAACAAGTTATATCTCATAATCCTAGATGACTTATGGGAGGAAGGGTGGTCTAAGTTGGAGAAGCTGATGGAAATGTTGCAATCTGGAAAGAAAGGAAGCAAGATAATAGTGACCACCCGTAGTGAAAAGGTTGTAAATACATTATCTACCATTCGTTTATCATATTTTCATACCGTTGATCCAATTAAACTGGTGGGTATGTCAATTGATGAATGTTGGTTTATCATGAAGCCTCGCAATATGGAAAATTGTGAATTCTCTGACCTTGTAGACATTGGAAAAGAAATTGCACAACGATGCAGTGGAGTACCTCTAGTTGCTAAGGCTCTTGGTTATGTGATGCAGAAGCACCGCACAAGAGAAGAATGGATGGAAattaaaaatagtaacattCTGGATACCAAGGATGATGAGGAAGGAATTCTGAAGGGTTTGCTGCTAAGCTATTACCACATGCCTCCACAACTTAAACTTTGTTTCATGTACTGCTCTATGTTTCCTATGAGCCACGTTATAGATCATGATTGCTTGATCCAGCAATGGATTGCTTTAGGATTTATTCAAGATACTGATGGGCAACCACTTCAGAAGGTTGCTATGGAATATGTTAATGAATTATTGGGGATGTCCTTCCTTACAATCTTCACTTCTCCTACAGTATGTAAAAATGATGCCTACCTCATTGAATTATGCAATTGAAATTATTTGTCTTGAAGATCTGAATTATGCTCTCCTTTTTTATTGCCAAGGTGCTGGCTTCAAGGATGTTATTCAAGCCCACACTCAAACTTCATATGCATGATATGGTACATGAGCTTGCAAGACATGTTGCTGGTAATGAATTCTCTCACACAAATGGTGCAGAAAACAGAAATACTAAAAGGGACAATTTGAATTTCCACTATCATTTATTGTTAAATCAAAACGAGACATCATCAGCCTATAAGTCTTTGGCAACAAAGGTCAGGGCCCTGCATTTTAGGGGATGCGATAAAATGCATCTTCCTAAGCAAGCATTTTCACATACATTATGTTTGAGAGTTTTGGATTTGGGTGGACGCCAAGTGTCAGAGCTACCAAGTTCTGTTTATAAACTAAAGCTATTAAGATATCTTGATGCTTCTAGCCTTCGTATCTCAAGCTTTTCTAAATCCTTCAACCATCTATTGAACTTGCAAGCCTTGATACTTTCAAATACTTACCTAAAGACATTGCCCACAAACATTGGTTGCCTCCAAAAGCTGCAATACTTTGACCTATCAGGGTGTGCCAACCTTAATGAGCTTCCCACCTCTTTTGGGGACCTTAGTAGTCTTCTCTTCCTAAACTTAGCAAGTTGCCATGAATTGGAGGCGCTTCCAATGTCCTTCGGCAATCTGAATAGACTTCAGTTTCTGAGCCTATCAGATTGCTACAAACTCAACTCACTGCCAGAATCTTGTTGTCAACTTCATGATCTGGCACATCTTGATCTGTCGGATTGCTATAACCTTGGAAAGCTCCCAGACTGCATTGATCAACTCTCTAAGCTTGAGTATTTGAACATGACAAGTTGTTCCAAGGTTCAAGCGTTGCCCGAGTCTCTATGCAAGCTCACGATGTTAAGGCATCtaaatttgtcatattgtcTAAGGCTAGAAAATCTGCCCTCATGTATTGGTGATTTACAGCTTCAAAGTTTAGACATTCAAGGCTCCTTTCTCCTTAGAGACCTGCCGAATAGCATTTTTAACATGTCCACACTTAAAACTGTTGATGGAACATTCACATATTTAGTATCTTCTAAAGTAGAAAAACTGAGGGAGAATCTGAAATTGGAAGGCTGTTGTAAGCTGGATGGAGGAAGCACTGACCTATGCAGTCGGATTACGGAACTAAAAAAGACACACTGCCATGAATTAGAGATACAAGGTCTTGAGGATTTTAAGCATTTGGAAGGGATAGAGCATGCTATACTTCTCAACAGCTTGAAGCTTACAAAGTTGATTTTTTCATGGCAACCGAAGCAGTATACAAATGAAACGGCTCATCACAAAACGGTGCTTGGGATGCTCGTGCCTCCTAGAAGTGTCCATCACCTTGCTATCAAAGGTTATTGTGGCATCGAGTTACCTAAGTGGATGTTGGATATTCGTTCCTACCTACCTCATCTTACCACCATCTTTCTGCACGGTCTGATGGAATGCAACCGCCTCCCTCCACTTGGGTGCCTACCACACCTGAGAGCATTGTTAATGACCAAAATGCCTAAAATCAAGAGTGTTGGTCCAGAATTTTATGGAGACTACGGAAGCTGCCAGAAGCTAAGAATGATTATCTTGGCTTCAATGGACAATTTGGAAGAGTGGTGGACAACTAGATCATCTAAACAAGATAACGAATTATCATTAATCCCTGATTTACAGATGTTGTGGGCTTCCGATTGTCCAAAGTTGAAATTCCTGCCTTATCCACCAAGGAGCTTGACATGGTTCATAGAGAATAGCAATCACGTGTTGCCAGAACATGGGTTTGGGAACCTTACATCTGCTACTTATCCACTTCATCTTTCCATCGAGCGTGCACCCAATTCTCGCGAAATGTGGCGTAGGGCTCAGCACCTTTCTTCAATCGAGTCTCTTACTCTCATGTCTATAGCTGGCCTTAGAGCCCTGCCAGAGGCTATTCAGTGCTTCACGTCCCTCTGGAGACTCAGTATATTGGGATGTGGTGAGTTGGAGACGCTGCCGGAATGGCTAGGAGATTATTTCACTTGTCTGGAAGAGATTTCGATCGACACTTGCCCAATGCTGTCTTCACTGCCGGAAAGCATACGACGCCTCACTAAGCTGAAGAAGTTACGGATCACCAACTGCCCTGTATTGTCAGAGAAGTGCCAAGGAGAGGACAGGCACAAGATTGCTCATATTCTAGAGCCCATATTCCTGTAAAAGAAGCTCCCACCTAGATCAGCAGGCATACAGGCCGAGATGTAGCATGCATGGTGAGATGAGACATATATATCCCTCTTGATTGCTAGTAGTAGTAAAATGCGTGCCAGTTTTCCTCAACTTTTGTGACTCTTGTCTGCATATTGCAGGTTGGCTGATACTGTTAGCAGGGTAAGTTTACAAAACTTTTAAGGTAATATGAAAAACTATTTGATCTTTCACCAGCGGATCTATATTTGAACTAGAGGGCTGGGACCTCATACGTGCAGGCAATTGGACCGTAAAGCGAAAGCGGCTGCTTATGTACATATATTCCTCGACTACATATGCTGCTTGTGCCACTACCAGACTTCATACTTCAGAGCTATCCTGAGGGTGGTTATTTTTCCGTGATTTGTTGGTCACTTTTTGGCTATTGAAATACTTGGGCTGGTATAAGCATCATAAATTTCGCTTTTGCATCCAAAGAAGTTGTGCATTAACAGTAGCACCCGTTAATTTTCAGGAAATTAAGTGAGGTTACCTTGCCCAGGCTCTGCTAGTAGCAAAGAATCTTGAGACTTATTGATTAAAGGTTCTTGTAACAGCAAACTGGAGATCTAAACCACTGGATTTCCGTTGGCACTTGTCTCTCTTGAAGAAACGAAAGGGTTGGCTCAGTTGTCGTTCATCACTCTCAGTGGCTGCTTACCAGGCTGGATTAAATCTCGATATCTGTTTGTCAGTAAGACAAGTTAGCAGATGGGTAAGCATGATGCccatttcctttttattttcacGCAGATATGCTTCTTGAGTTGTTGCTGTGTTGTGTTCTTAGTATGTTGTATCTGCACAAGTATATGATGATGGTGTGAATAGTAATGAACAAAGTGCATATACCTTGTAAACAGAGATTTTCTGGCCCATTGTAATGGTTGTGATAATCATTTATGCATTTGTTCGTTGGCAACTGAACAGTACATCTGCTTGTGTGTAATCACATCATTAATGTCAGCAATGAATATCTGATACCCAAGAGGCACCTGTATGAAAAAAGAATATACATATCTTGTCGACTGCAATGTTGCAAACACATCCATGAAAAGATGCTCTGAGTGATCCTGAACTGGATGTAACATAACGGTGCTTTCTCAGaaagaaaatgagagagaggaagatccTGAGCCTGGCAAGAACAGCTATGCAACTGTGCAAGTACAAGCCTTGAAATCTTGAAAGGTACATCCTGTCGATTTCACTCCTTTTTGCCCTGTATTCATGAGCCGTGAAGAGGAGACATCTCATTGCAATCCTGAATTTTGGGAGTGTGTGTGGCAGATGCTCAATTTGTTTGGTCTTTGTCCTATGAGGTTTAGGTTAGGTTCCTGGCTCTTCAACTTTGACCTGTCTGTATGAGGGCAGGTCAGCTGGAATTTCTTGGAATTTTTGCAAGTTGTGTACTTCACTTGTACTACCGAATCAGCCAAATTTTAAGCAGTATTTGTTACTACCATTCAC of the Oryza sativa Japonica Group chromosome 2, ASM3414082v1 genome contains:
- the LOC4328311 gene encoding putative disease resistance protein RGA1 — protein: MSGGAEMIAGAVVQRVAGMLGDNAWERIQLLWNFQEDVQDMKSKMTDLKVALSYADKHSRETDDDALVLRHWLNKYKSVAYDMEDTLDELLTNAMIWENNPCTVKLFFSSINPLIVRITMSSKMRNIRMKLDKIAEDQKKFPSMQLANPTGQDSTDKWRETFIGHTDEIEMVGRAREKKEILIKVLQNDGGQEISIIPVVGLGGMGKTTLAKAVYTDKETHMFDVKAWVHVSMEFQLNKIVSGIISHVEGSTPANIADLQYLKSQLDRILCNKLYLIILDDLWEEGWSKLEKLMEMLQSGKKGSKIIVTTRSEKVVNTLSTIRLSYFHTVDPIKLVGMSIDECWFIMKPRNMENCEFSDLVDIGKEIAQRCSGVPLVAKALGYVMQKHRTREEWMEIKNSNILDTKDDEEGILKGLLLSYYHMPPQLKLCFMYCSMFPMSHVIDHDCLIQQWIALGFIQDTDGQPLQKVAMEYVNELLGMSFLTIFTSPTVLASRMLFKPTLKLHMHDMVHELARHVAGNEFSHTNGAENRNTKRDNLNFHYHLLLNQNETSSAYKSLATKVRALHFRGCDKMHLPKQAFSHTLCLRVLDLGGRQVSELPSSVYKLKLLRYLDASSLRISSFSKSFNHLLNLQALILSNTYLKTLPTNIGCLQKLQYFDLSGCANLNELPTSFGDLSSLLFLNLASCHELEALPMSFGNLNRLQFLSLSDCYKLNSLPESCCQLHDLAHLDLSDCYNLGKLPDCIDQLSKLEYLNMTSCSKVQALPESLCKLTMLRHLNLSYCLRLENLPSCIGDLQLQSLDIQGSFLLRDLPNSIFNMSTLKTVDGTFTYLVSSKVEKLRENLKLEGCCKLDGGSTDLCSRITELKKTHCHELEIQGLEDFKHLEGIEHAILLNSLKLTKLIFSWQPKQYTNETAHHKTVLGMLVPPRSVHHLAIKGYCGIELPKWMLDIRSYLPHLTTIFLHGLMECNRLPPLGCLPHLRALLMTKMPKIKSVGPEFYGDYGSCQKLRMIILASMDNLEEWWTTRSSKQDNELSLIPDLQMLWASDCPKLKFLPYPPRSLTWFIENSNHVLPEHGFGNLTSATYPLHLSIERAPNSREMWRRAQHLSSIESLTLMSIAGLRALPEAIQCFTSLWRLSILGCGELETLPEWLGDYFTCLEEISIDTCPMLSSLPESIRRLTKLKKLRITNCPVLSEKCQGEDRHKIAHILEPIFL